The following coding sequences lie in one Meles meles chromosome X, mMelMel3.1 paternal haplotype, whole genome shotgun sequence genomic window:
- the KLHL34 gene encoding kelch-like protein 34 has translation MSYFLSYCKAHGGALLTGYQALRAEGFLCDVTLEAEGSEFPAHRSLLACSSDYFRALFKSHTRESRASVIHLHVPSAAGLQRLLDFIYTAWLPLSMDTVEDTLEAASYLQVTEALGLCGRYLERQLAPENCCFAANVAARFGLAHTLGAAESCIMRHLRELLLRGAGPMGLLELNPTSLKAVLGAPDLARVPEAWLLGLALAWLRQEPEAERLAHCASLLERVRFGLVRADVLRRVYSGSGLVLPARVKGLIIQALNYHTAPSRQPLLQGEQTSVRSPQTRILLIGGRRAREAVTEEVVVRPAVARGRGAAAEPEEEEDDDDEQLEEEEEEDWEFTQDVVAFDVYNHRWRSLTRLPAPLLGHSVCTAGNFLFVLGGESPDGASPLADGVRPVTAEVHRYDPRFHAWTAVPAMREARAHFWCGAVGEGLLAVGGLGADGQALASVEMYDLRRDRWTAAGALPRALHGHAGAVGDRGVVYISGGKAGRGEGGASSLRDMYSLGPGERAWSKRAPMSTARFGHHMAVLRGAVFAFLGRYEPFSEIERYDPGTDQWTRLRPLPYDRFCYGLAVVEETALLLGGLKWRDSRQVPTRNVVGYDLDLDRWEDIGCALPWAWNGLQCAVLQLAEGGDEEREGGLGETPDLVRSLMG, from the coding sequence ATGAGTTACTTCCTATCTTACTGTAAAGCTCATGGCGGCGCACTGCTCACCGGCTATCAGGCCCTGCGCGCCGAGGGCTTCCTGTGCGACGTGACGCTGGAGGCTGAGGGCAGCGAGTTCCCGGCGCATAGGTCGCTGCTCGCGTGTTCCAGCGACTACTTCAGGGCTCTGTTCAAGAGCCACACCCGGGAATCCAGGGCCAGCGTGATCCACCTACACGTGCCGTCGGCGGCCGGCCTGCAGCGCTTGCTGGACTTCATTTACACCGCCTGGCTGCCGCTGTCCATGGACACAGTGGAAGACACTCTGGAGGCCGCCAGCTACCTGCAGGTGACTGAGGCGCTGGGGCTGTGCGGCCGCTACCTGGAGCGCCAGCTGGCTCCGGAGAACTGCTGCTTCGCAGCCAACGTGGCGGCGCGCTTCGGCCTGGCGCACACGTTGGGCGCCGCGGAGAGCTGCATCATGCGCCACCTGCGGGAGCTGCTGCTGCGGGGCGCGGGCCCCATGGGGCTGCTGGAGCTGAACCCCACGTCGCTCAAGGCTGTGTTGGGTGCTCCCGACTTGGCGCGGGTGCCCGAGGCCTGGCTGCTGGGTCTGGCACTAGCCTGGCTGAGGCAGGAGCCTGAGGCCGAACGCCTGGCCCACTGCGCCTCGCTGCTCGAGCGCGTTCGCTTCGGCCTAGTACGTGCCGACGTGCTGCGGCGCGTGTACTCGGGCTCTGGCCTCGTCCTGCCCGCCCGCGTCAAGGGCCTCATCATCCAGGCCCTCAACTACCACACGGCGCCCTCCCGCCAGCCGCTTTTGCAGGGCGAGCAGACCAGCGTCCGGAGTCCCCAAACCCGCATCTTGTTGATAGGGGGGCGCAGGGCGCGGGAGGCGGTGACAGAGGAGGTTGTGGTCCGCCCGGCGGTAGCCAGGGGCAGAGGCGCTGCGGCGGAGCcggaagaggaggaggacgacGACGACGAGCAgttggaagaggaggaggaagaggattgGGAGTTCACCCAGGACGTGGTGGCTTTCGACGTGTACAACCACCGCTGGCGCAGCCTCACGCGGCTGCCTGCACCGCTACTGGGGCACAGCGTGTGCACCGCAGGCAACTTTCTCTTCGTCCTGGGCGGGGAGAGTCCTGATGGCGCCTCACCCCTGGCAGACGGCGTGCGGCCGGTCACGGCCGAAGTGCACCGTTACGACCCGCGCTTCCACGCCTGGACGGCGGTGCCCGCCATGCGGGAAGCGCGGGCCCATTTCTGGTGCGGCGCCGTGGGCGAGGGGCTCCTGGCTGTCGGGGGTCTGGGCGCGGACGGCCAGGCGCTGGCGTCCGTAGAGATGTACGACCTGCGCCGGGACCGCTGGACGGCAGCCGGGGCACTGCCGCGGGCGCTGCACGGCCACGCCGGGGCCGTCGGGGACCGTGGCGTCGTGTACATCTCTGGGGGTAAGGCGGGAAGAGGCGAGGGCGGCGCGAGCAGCCTCCGGGACATGTACTCCCTGGGCCCCGGGGAGCGAGCGTGGAGTAAGAGGGCGCCCATGAGCACGGCCCGCTTCGGGCACCACATGGCTGTGCTGCGCGGCGCGGTGTTCGCCTTTCTGGGGCGCTATGAGCCCTTCTCTGAGATCGAACGCTATGACCCCGGCACGGACCAGTGGACTCGGCTGCGGCCGCTACCCTATGATCGCTTCTGCTATGGGCTGGCCGTGGTGGAGGAGACGGCTCTGCTGCTGGGCGGCCTCAAGTGGCGAGACTCGCGGCAGGTGCCTACTCGCAACGTGGTGGGCTATGACCTTGACCTGGACCGCTGGGAGGACATTGGTTGCGCGCTACCCTGGGCCTGGAACGGCCTGCAGTGCGCGGTGCTGCAGCTGGCTGAGGGTGGagatgaggagagggagggagggctcgGAGAGACGCCAGATTTAGTGCGGAGCTTAATGGGTTAG